Part of the Corynebacterium canis genome is shown below.
GGGTGGGTGCTGTGATCGTGGCGTAGGTGGCAAGCTGCTGCGATCCGTGCGTTTCCGCGACCTGGTCAAGGTTGTTTTGTGCGCGTATGCCAGGCGTGGGTGGAGAAAGTGAAAGGTTGAGCAGGTCCAACCAGTCGCGGGCGGCACGGGGGTCGGCCAGCGTGCTGGGGGAGAGGTTGCGCAGCGCTTCCATCGCGGCGAGAAATTCCCGGTGCTCGGGAAGTAAAAGTTCGTAAACATCTGCCGCGTGTTGGCTCATGGCGATTTGGATGGGCGTGAGGTCGGCGTGCGCGGCTGCGGCAACAACCCCTAAGACTTTTTCGGGGTGCGTCGCGGCAAGGTGGAGGGCGATGCGGGCACCGAGGGAGGTGCCTACCACGAACGCACGGTTGCCGTGATCGGCGACGATGTGTGCCAGGTCGTCGATAAGCACCTCTAGTGTGAGCGGACCTGGATCGTTGGCGGTTGCCCCGGTGCCGCGGGCGTCGTAAGTGAGGACGCGGTAGCCGGCGGCAGTCAGCGCGGGGACTTGGTGCGGGTGCCAGACGCGTCCGGGGCTGCCACGGCCCATGACCAGGACAACGAGGGGGCCGCTGCCTTCGACGTGGACGGCGGATTGGTCACGTGATGCGGGCATTGGTTGTTCCTTTCTCACGACAAACTCTGTACAAGTTAGGTTAGCCTATCGTAAACTGTGGCTTGTTTAGGGCTTTTGTTACCCTCCCCACCGCAATACAGGGAACGCAGGCGCTGGGGGAAGGCAACACTGAGAGAGGTTGGAAAACTATGCAGCGAACGGCGATGTCGATTGTTCATCAGGCAGTGGTCGAACAACTCGGGCTTGCGGCGGACACCAACATTGGGCCCGAGGACGATCTGATCACCCACGGTCTGGATTCCATCAGGATGATGACAATCGCCGGACGCTGGCGCAGCCAAGGGCTCGATATAGGATTCGCCGACCTCGTGGCCGCACCCACGCTCGGGCACTGGGCGAAGCTCATGGAGGAGGCACAGGCCGCCAACCAAGCGCAAGACAACAACCAAGCACAGGCCGAGAACATCACAGCCGAAGACGACGATGAGCCGTTCCCCCTTGCCCCGATGCAGCACGCCTATTGGATCGGCGGTTTGGACGGCTACGATACCGGCGACGGGCCCACGCTCGGCGGGGTGAGCGCCCACCTGTACGTTGAGCTCGACGGGCCGGCGCAAGACCCCGCGCTTATCGACGCCGCGGTGGTTGCCCTCGTGCGCCGCCACCCGATGCTCCGCGCCAACCCGACGGGCGACGGACTCCAGCAGGTGTCACCGGCTGTGCCAGATGGAATTGTAAAACACCAAGACCTGCGGGAGGTCGACGCCGGTACCCGCGATCAGGTGCTGGCGCGCACCCGCGAAACCGGTACCCACCAGCGGTTAAGCCAAGATCTCGGGCGGATGATCGACGTGGTGTACACCCTTTTGCCCGGCAATCGCGCCCGCCTGCACCTCGACGTGGACATGATCGCCGCCGACGCCATGAGTTATCGCATCATCGTCGATGAATTAGCCGGGTACCTCGACGGTGAGCAACGCGCGCCGCTGCGCTACCGCTACAAGGATTACCTTGCGAACCCCACCGTGGCCAATCCGCCGCACCGCGAACGCGACAAACTCTGGTGGTGGGAAAAAGCCGCCGATATGCCGGGAGCCCCTGAACTCCCGCTGGTCGATTCCGCCACCGTCGCCCGCGCGCGTGCCGCAACCCGCCGCAATTTCTTTATCGGGCCGGACCAACGCGAGGCGCTCTACGCCCACGCCCGCACGGCTGGTGTCACCCCGGCGATGGCGCTCGCCGCCGCGTTCGCCGAGGCAATCGGGGCCTTTGCCACGAGCCCGAAATTCCTGCTTAACCTGCCGCTTTTTAACCGGGAACAGGTGGATAAGGAAGTCAACGATCTTGTTGGGGATTTCAGTTCCTCCATCCTTATTGATGTAGACCTCAGCGCGCCGGGCAGCATTCACGATCGCGTGAAAGATATCAGTGCCCGTTTCGCCGCGAACGTTGCCCATCAGAGCTACGGCGCACTCGATGTGTTGCGCGATATTGGGCGTGCCAGGGCAACGACGATGCTCGCGCCCGTGGTGTACACCAGCGCGGTGAATTTGGGCGAGCTGTTTTCCGCCCGCGCCAGGGCGCGCTTCGGCGACCCGGTGTGGATTATTTCCCAAGGCCCGCAAGTGCTTCTTGATGCCCAAGTCACCGAACTTGATGGGGGCTTGCTGCTGAATTGGGACCTGCGCGAGGAAGCGTTCCGCCCCGGAATCATCGATGCCATGTTCGCCGCCTATACCCGAAACATCGGCGCACTCGTGGCGGGCGAGCACGCGTGGTCGCAGCCCTTCCCGCCCGCCGCCGATAAAGCGGAGGTGCAAGCCCGAAAGGCCCGTGAAACAACGCTGCCGGTCAGCGGCGCAAAGCTGCACGATGGGCTGTTTAGCCACGCGGAGACCACTCCGGACGCGCTGGCGATGGTGTCCATCGATGCCGACGATAGCGGGGGAATTGCAACCCGCAGCTGGACGTATAGGGAACTTGCCGACGCCGCGCTCGCCACCGCCGCTACGCTTATCGACGCCGCGGTGCAACCAGGCGATTGCGTCATCGTCAGCATGCCGAAAGGCTGCGACCAAATCGTAGCCGTGGTTGGCGCGCTTGCCGCCGGGGCCACCTATGTGCCCGTGAACCCCGATCACCCGCTTGCGCGGCGACGCACCATTGCCGCCGAATCTGGGGCACGCGCCATTATCGGCACGGCCGCATCGGCTGCGGCATTCGCGGACGAACAATTCCCGCGGTTTATCGATATCGATGCCGCGCGCAGCCATCGCGCACCGCTTGCCGCCCCCGTGGACGGGAGCGCCGAAGATATTGCCTACCTGCTCTTTACCTCCGGTTCAACCGGCAAACCCAAGGGTGTGGAAATACCCCACCGGGCGGCGATGAATACCCTCGATGGGCTTAACGCCATCATGGGCACGGGCCCCGAGGATTCTATGTTTGCCCTGTCCGCGCTCGAGTTCGATCTCTCTGTTCAAGACATGTTTTCCATGCTCGCCGCCGGCGGAACTGTTGTTGTCCCCGATGCAACGGTGCGCGAAAACCCGGATCAGTGGGCGCACGCCATCGAACGGTGCGGGATTACCCACCTGTGCGTTGCGCCGTCATTGCTGGACATGCTGCTGGCTACCGATAGCTCCTTCGATCTTGGTAGCCTCCGCACCGTGATGTCCGGCGGGGACTGGGTACCCGTGGACCTTCCCGCACGGCTGAACCAACGCGCTCCCGAATGCCGGTTCTTCGGGCTGGGCGGCACCACCGAAACCAGTGTTCACTCCACTATTTGCGAGGCCACGGACATCAACCCCGAGTGGAAAGTGGTCCCCTACGGGGTGCCCTTGCCTAATATGCACTGCCGCATCGTCGACGCGGCCGGCCGCGACCGGCCCACCGGAGTGATCGGCCAATTGCTAATCGGCGGGCCCGGGGTGGGCCGCGGCTACCGTGGCCTTAGCGACGAACGCGCGCGACGCTTCTTTGAAGAAGACGGAATCCGATGGTTTGCCACCGGCGACTTAGCCCGGTATCTCCCCGACGGAACCATCGAATTCCTCGGTCGCATGGACCACCAGGTCCAATTGCGCGGCTACCGCGTGGAACTAGGCGAAGTGGAAGCCTGCCTGCGCCAGCATCCGCTTGTCCACAGGGCGGTCGCGCACGTGATCAATGATCCAGGCGCGCACCTTGTTGCCGCCGTCGGTCTTGTCGAGGATGGTTCTGCGCCCACCCACGACGAACTTATTGCCCACTGCCAGCAATTCCTGCCCAGCTATATGGTGCCCGAGTTTATCGCGATCGCCGCTGCGCTTCCCGTGACCAGCAACGGCAAATTGGATCGCCGCGGAGCCCATGCGCTCATCGATGAACACATGAGCGCCCGGCACGCTGCGGGAGTTCACGCCGAAGCCGCGCAGGTTGAGCCAAAGGTGGTGGAACTCGTGGCACAAGTGCTCGCCGATAGCGCCGGTATCAGCGATCTTGATCCCGATGCCGATTTCTTCGCCAGCGGCGGCGATTCTGTGACCGCCATCCGCGCGGTGGGCGCAGTCCGCGAGGTGTTCGCCCAACCCCAATTGGGCATCACAGAGCTGTTTAGCCACCGAAGCGCGCGCGGGCTGGCCGCCGCAATCGTTCGCCTGGATCCCTACCCCGGCTACTCCGCGCAAGTGGCGGACATCGCCGCCGAAGTCGCCGCCATGGGGGAGGACGAACTCAAAGCCCAGCTGGATAATCCCGGGGCTAACTAATCGCTTAAACCCCCACCAAACCCTGACCTTCTGAGTGATCGAAAGCTGACCATGAGCATTCACACCCCCACCGAATTCGACATCATCGGGGTGGGCTTCGGCCCCTCCAACCTGGCCTTAGCCACCGCCGTTACGGAGCATAATCAGCATCACCCCGAAGCGCCGATCCGAGCCCACTTTGTGGAAAAGCGCGAGTTTTTTGATTGGCACCCGGGCATGATGCTGCCCGATGCCCAGATGCAGATTTCCTGGTTGAAGGATCTAGCCACATTCCGCAACCCGCAAAGCCCCTTCACTTTTATCAATTATCTTTTTGATAGCGGGCGGCTGGTGGATTTTGTCAATATGAAAACCTTCTTCCCTTCCCGCCTGGAATTCCGCGATTACCTGCGCTGGGCAGCAGACCGCGTGGATTCCACCATTAGTTACGGGCGGGAAGTTCGTAGCATTGGCCTCGATTCCACCCGCGCAACGGTCCACCTTGGCCCTGACGCGCACGCCGTGAACGAACCTGAAACCCTCCATGCACCGGTGGTGGTTTTTGCCCCAGGGCTTCGCCCAGTCTTGCCGGAGGGAATCGTAGAAGGCCCGCGCGTGTTCCATAACATTCATATCCTTGATCGGCTCGAAGGCATTGATCCGCAGGGAATCCGTGAGGTTGTGGTGATCGGTTCGGGCCAATCCGCCGCCGAAGTACTCCTTTATTTCCATGCCACCATGCCGCACGCTCACGTGCATGGGGTGTTCGGCCGCTACGGCATAAGCCCTTCAGACGACACCCCCTTTGCCAACCGAGTTTTCGATCCCGCTGCCGTTGATGATTGGTTTGCCGCTGATCCGAAGGAACGGGAACGCCAAATGGCCTACCACCGCCAAACCAACTATTCGGCGGTTGATGCTGAGCTCATCGAAGAACTTTTCCGCCTCGAATACGGCGAAAAGGTCACAGGCAACACCCGCTTGCACCTGCACCGAACCACCCGCCTGGAACATTGCGCGGAGGATTCTCACGGCGTCACGGTGCGGCTGCGCAACGCCATGACGGGGGAGGAAACAACCATGCAGCCCGATCTGGTTGTTTTTGCCACCGGCTTTGAAGAAACCCCCATCGCCGATTTCATCGATCCGGCGAGCGCCTCGGTGATCACCACCGATCATGTGAGCGTGGGGCGTGATTACCGTCTGCCCACCACTACTAATGTAGGCGTGTACCTCAATGGTGGGGTGGAGCGCACCCACGGTTTATCCTCTTCGCTGCTTTCCAATGTTGCGATCAGGGCAGCCGACATCCTTAATTCCATCATTGAACACCGCGCCGGGCATCATTCCACACACCCGGACGAACCGGCTGTTTCTCCGTGAGAAAGGCGAATATTTTATGAGCACACACACCGCTGACACCCCAACGCTGCAGATCACCGGCCTCCACAAAAGCTACGGCGACTTCCATGTATTGTGTGGCGTCGACCTGCACGTCGCGCCGGGGACGATTCACGGCCTTTTGGGCCCGAACGGTTCCGGTAAGACCACGCTGGTTTCGATTGTGTCCACGCTATTGTCCCCGGATTCGGGTGCGGTGTCGGTGTGTGGCAAGGACGTGGTCCATGACGCCAGCGAGGTCCGCCAATTGATCTCGCTGACCGGCCAGTATGCGTCTGTGGATACCCACTTAACTGGCAGGGAGAACCTGGAGTTTTTCGGCCGGCTGCGCGGTTTGACCAAAGCGCAGGCGCGGGACCGGGCACAGGAATTATTGGAGGACTTTAGCCTCACCGAGGCGGCCTCGCGCAGGGCCGGGGACTATTCCGGTGGTATGCGTCGCCGGTTGGATATTGCCTGCAGCTTGGTCACGGAGCCTGCGCTGATTATTTTGGATGAGCCAACCACGGGATTGGATCCGCGCAGCCGCCGCGAGGTGTGGCATTTGCTTCGCGGACTGCGTGATCGCGGCATCACCATTTTGCTCACCAGCCAGTATCTGGATGAAGTCGATGTGCTCAGTGATCAGATCACGGTGATTAAAAAGGGCAGCGTGATTGCAACGGGTACCGCCGACGAGCTAAAGAAGCGCTCCGGCCCCAGCGTGTGCGAAGTGCGCCCCGCCGATCCCGATGAACTGGACACGGTCATGGCTGTCCTTCGCAAGGCCAGCTGGCAGGAGGTGAGCATCGATGAAGATCATTCTTGCGTGGTGCTTCCCGCCCCCGATCCGGCGCGGGTATTGCCCGAGGTTATCGCCACCGTTGAGGCCGCAGGTGTGGCGGTGACGGATATTGGGATTCGCCGCCCCTCCTTGGACGATGTGTTCCTCGCATTGGTGTCAGAAAAGTCCCCGAAGGCGGTGAACCAATGAGTAGTGCGGGTCAGTTGTCGGCGCTGGTGGGGCAGTCGATACGGGATGCTGCCCGCACCGGCACCTACCGCAGCGCTGTGTTTTTGCCGATGCTGTTTTTCTTGTGCTTCTACACCCCGCTGCGGGACACGGTTCCCGACGATGGCTACGCCACCTATGTGCTGCCGCTCGTTGCGGTACAGGCGGCGATTTTCGTTGCCATTTCGGCGGCGGGGATGGCTGCTGAGGTTTCGGCGGCGGGCATGGGGCAGCGGTTGCGCTCGTTACCTATGCCAGCGTGGTTGCCGGTCGCCGCCCGCGCAACGGTGAGCATGACCGTGACGTTCACATCGATGTGCGCCGCGGTGCTGGTCGCCGTGATTTTTGGGTTCCGCCCCAAGTTTGAGCACGTGGGGAAGTTGGCGCTCGCCGTCGTGCTGGTGGTTGCATTGGGCGTGGCACTGTCCATGCTTTCTGATGCGTTGGGTACTAGGGTGGCCAGGGTCGATAGCGTGCAACAGGCGATGATCGTGCCCCAGATTCTGCTGGTGATGCTATCCACCGGCCTAGTCCCAGAGTCGGCGTTCCCCGAATGGGTGCAAGGTTTCGTGCGTAATCAGCCGGTGTCGGTGCTCAGCGATGCGCTTCGGGAGTTGATTTCCGGCCGCGACGGCGGGGGCGCGGCGTGGGCGTGGGTTGCGGTGTTGTTCGTTGCTGGCGCGGCGTGCGCAACGTTTGCTTCAAGGAGAAGGTCATGAGTAATCCACGTTCAACCGCTCTTAAGTTAGAGTCTGGCCCGAGCGGCTGGTCGGTGGCCTGGGCGCACGCGCGCCGCTTGTTGCGTTCGTGGCTGCGCCAGCCGGGCATGATCGTGCAAACCGTGCTGTTGCCGCTGGGGTTGCTGTTTACGCTCGATCTCACCTTGGGCGATACGGCCACGGCGTTGCGTGGCGGACAGGACCAGCTTCCCTCCACCGTTGCGCTGGCCATGGTCATTTCCGCAGCATATGGGTCGATGAGCGCGGCGATCAGTTGCGATGAGGAGCGCCGCGACGGGCTATTGTCACGCTTTTGGGTATTGCCCACGCCGCGGTGGGCGGTGGTTGCGGGGCGCCTGTGCGCGGAGGTCGCCCGCACCCTCGTGGGCTCCATCATTGTCCTCACTGCAGGGATAATTATGGGCGTGGATATTGAGTCGCCCACAAGCTTCTTGCTGGCTATGCTGGTCGGCCCGCTGTTTGTGGTGGGTTTCGCCCCCGTGGCCTATGTGGTGTCGCTGCGGGCTGGGGGCCGCGCCGGGGTGGAGAATTTGACGGGCCTGGTCATGTTGATGATGTTCTTCAACCCCGGTTTGGTGCCGGTGTCGGCGTATCCGTCGTGGCTTCACGAGGTTGTTGAATATCAACCGTTGTCGGTAGCCGTCGCCACCGCTCGGGCGTGGATTGAGGGGGATATGTCCTCGCATTACGCGTGGTGGTTGTTTGGCTGGGTGTTGCTTGGCGTTGTTGTCGTAGGCCCTGCGATGGTGCGGGCGCTGCGCGACGCCGCGACTTCCTAAGCAGGCACCAAAGCTCCGCCGCTTTTCGACGCCCCGACCGGCACCCAACCTGCCCAGCGTTACGGTGGTTTGCCGGCTTTTGCGCTGGTGGGGGTGGTTTCATTCACCCCTGCTGGTGTATTTGGGATTGTGGGCAAGCTCATAGTGTTTTCTGCTGCGGGCTTCAGCGTGTTGTTTGATGGTTTTTGGTCCCGGGTGCATTGTTCGTGGGCGTGTGGGCGTGTGGCGGACGCTGGTGGGTGTGGTGGGTGTGCTACACCATGGTTTGGGTGTGGGCAAGTGTTGTGTTGCCCGCCACGGGTTCGGGTGTTGTTTTACCTGGTCAAAAGGGGTGTGGTGGGGGTGGTTTTCCGGTTGTGTCCAAGGTGTTGTGCGTGGTTGCGGTGCTGGTAGCGGGTGTGCTCGATGGGTAGAATGAGGGCTATACAGTACATGTTCGGGAAGGGTTTCGGGAGGTGACACGGGGCAATGACGACGCAACAGGTGGATCCGGTGGATCCGGTGGCGGGGTTTGTGGTGGATGATCCGCAGAATTTCATTGGTGCCGCCGAGTTGGAGGCCAATCGGGTGTTTCTACACAATTGGTTGTTGGCCACCTATGGGTTGGATGTGCACCGGTTGAATATCCGCGCGTTGGTGAAGGAATTCGCGGTGCACAGTGGCACGTATTCTGAAGCGCGGATGTATAACATTGTGGGTGGGTGTTTCCTGCTGCATGAGCGCCTTCCCGGGTTGAAGGCGCACGCGCTGGAGCATAATTATTTGAATTATGAGCGGTTGCGGACGATTTGGTTTGCCCTGGTGACGGTGTCTTTGGATGCCCCGGGCTATGTGTGGCGTGATATCGATACCGTGTTGGTGGGGTTGTTTACCCCAACGAGGGCGAATCAACCGTTGCCGAGTACGCGGCGGATCCGGCAGGTGCTGCGCGATACCTTAATCCGGTTACGAATTGTGGAGGAAACCCCGCCGGAGGAGGAGTTAACCGAGGAGGCGATGGCCGCCCGGATTACGGCGATGTGTGGGGTGGAATTGTGGGAAAGCCCGCATGCTGGGGTCAGTGTGCTCAATGTGACCCTACCTAGTGATGAAGCCCATGAGATTAAACAACGCCTGGCCGCGGGGGCGAAAAAGCTGAACCTGCGGGAAGATGAGATCATCACGAATCGTACTTGCGGGAGTGGGGAGCAGCGGGATGCCGGGTGTACGGTCCACCTGTTTGGCCTAGGTACCCTCACCGAGGCCACGAAGGTAATCCCGGAGCGGCTGCATGGGGTGGGATTACTCACCGGGGAGCAACGCAGGCGGATTAGTGGCCGGGATATTGCCTACACCAATATTGGCGATGTGGCGGAGGTGTTGCGGGCTGCGCATGATCCCACCGAGGAGCAACGCTTGTTGATCATGGGCCGGGATGGGACCTGCCGGTTCCCGGACTGCACCATGGACGCGACTTTTTGTGAGATTGATCATGTGATCAACCATGAGGTCGGTGGGTGGACCACCGCGTCGAATCTGCAGTGTTTGTGTCGGCATCACCATAATTTCAAAACCGACCGGCACGCCACCGCTTCCACCGATGCTTACGGTAATGTCACGTGGCGGTTTGCCACGGGTGCGACGATTACCACGATTCCGCAGGGGGTGCTTGCCGGCCATGTGGTGGGCTGCCCTGAAGGCATCACCACCCGCCATGGCCAGCCGACGAAAACCGAGGAGGAGTATCAGCAGCCGCCGATCCGGGAGGATTTCGGCCGGTGGGGCACCACCTTAATCAACTACCGCAACCGGCAACGCGCCCGCTACCTCGCCCGCCACAGGCTGGTTGCCAATACTCCCACCGAGCTGCCGCCCCTGCCCGAAGCCCCACACCCCGAACCCCCACCAGATGACCAATGGCCCCAAGAACCACCCACAGACTACACACCACCCAGGCCACGATGGGCGAAACCACCCTGCCAACTGGCGAAACTGCAGAAACGCGCCCGCCAAGCCAAACGCAACCGCCGAACACAGCCGCGGCGTCGATAAGCTTAGCGCACCTTCTTGAGCAGCGGCATGATGTGGTCGAGTGCGTAGGGGATGCTCAATACGGTGGGTACATTGAGCGCCGTGCCGGTGGCGAGGTCGATGAATTGCACCTGGTCCTTGCGTACGGAGGTGAGCTCGGAGAAACCGGGGATGGCTTCAAAGGTCTCGCGGAGCTTTTCCTCCTGCAGCACAATGATCAGAGCGTCGGAATCCAGCTCTGCGATATCGGCTACGGGGATTTCAAAGCGCCCGCTCCCGCCTGCGCGCGTGACCTGATTCTCGGGGAATGCCATGCCGAAATCGAGGAAGATTTCGCTCGCGCCATCCGAAGGGTCGGCCTGAACGGCGATCGAGGTTTCCTTATAGAAGTACACCATCGAAAGCGTTTTGCCCTTTAGGTTCTTCAAGGCGGCCGCATCGTCGGCAAGCCTGCCTTCGAGGTCGGCGATTGCGCGGTTAGCGGCGTCCGGTATCCGCAAAATTTGGCCCACAACGGTGAGCGGATCCTGCCAGCGGCCGATCTGTGCCGTACTCACATCGGGGATGGTGGGGGCGATCGCGGCAAAGCTCTCATAGGTCTGCGTGTCAGCGGCAAAACCCGGGGCGAAAATCAGATCGGGTTTTAGGCGGCGAACGTGGTCTACAACCTTCTTGCCGTCCTCGACCGTGATCTCGGTAGCGCCTTCCAGCTGGCCTCGGGTCCACGGCGCTAAACCCCCGCCGGCGTCGTGCACGTTGTCGAAGAAACCAACGGGCTTTCCGCCTAAGGTTAGGAGCGCATCTGTCCATTGGTTACCCAAGGTGACAATGCGCTGCGGAACGCCCTTGATGGTGGTATCACCCATCGAATGGTGAATAAGTACGGTGCTGGAATCGGCGGCGGGTTCGCTTTTCGCGCAGCCCGCAAGCATGCTAACACCCAAAAGACCCGCGGCGGTTAAAAACCCGCGCCGATTGATCGCCCGCGAAGCCTGCGGTGTGGCGCTCATGAGTTCACCACCAAACGTTCCGGATTCACCACCGGGGTGTCGGCCTCGCTGCGGCATAAAACCAGCAGGTTAAACGTGCGATTCGGAAACTTATGTATGCCGCAATCAACTGCACCCGCCTTTAATGCCGTGGCGCGGGCGGCGGTATTGCGGTGGTCCGGGTCAAACACGATCCGGCAGCACTGCGGATAATCATTGGCTAATTGGCTAAAGAAGTGCATCAGCGTGGCCCGGGCATGCCCGTGGCCGCTATGAGCTGGGTCGCCAAAGCCGATGTGGATGCCAATATCATCCGGGCGGGCATCGTAGGTGGCGCCAATTACGTCGCGCCCGGGGCGGTATAGCTCAACGTAGGCGGCAGGCGCGCCGTCGATACGCAAAAGCAGCGGTATGGAATAGGTGC
Proteins encoded:
- a CDS encoding GNAT family N-acetyltransferase — its product is MSNEMNNTPSLPREVLDIPKKFIDAGAPPIPQLAPPYSCERIAENSPEAALVAEWMNRPHLATTWEFAETEQWWRERIAAQNAGTYSIPLLLRIDGAPAAYVELYRPGRDVIGATYDARPDDIGIHIGFGDPAHSGHGHARATLMHFFSQLANDYPQCCRIVFDPDHRNTAARATALKAGAVDCGIHKFPNRTFNLLVLCRSEADTPVVNPERLVVNS